The following coding sequences lie in one Rutidosis leptorrhynchoides isolate AG116_Rl617_1_P2 chromosome 6, CSIRO_AGI_Rlap_v1, whole genome shotgun sequence genomic window:
- the LOC139854935 gene encoding uncharacterized protein has protein sequence MWSSLENFVGKLDAAWVICGDFNEVRDQSKRQNCVFLDRRAKWFNEFINKTHLIEVPLCGKRFTRICDNTFKFSKLDGFLIFEKFNHVWGDLSVFALERKISDHSPIILRDKDINFGPKPIKIFDKWIKLEGTSKIIEDAWKLNVEGRRLDSIFRIKLKNVKNVLKEWSQNSWGCLDFEIENLKADAAK, from the coding sequence ATGTGGTCGAGCCTCGAAAATTTTGTAGGTAAGCTTGATGCCGCTTGGGTCATTTGTGGCGATTTTAATGAAGTTAGAGATCAATCCAAGAGACAAAACTGTGTTTTTTTGGATCGAAGGGCAAAGTGGTTTAATGAGTTCATAAATAAGACGCATCTTATTGAAGTTCCACTATGCGGTAAAAGATTCACAAGAATTTGCGATAACACATTCAAGTTTAGCAAGTTGGATGGGTTTCTCATCtttgaaaaatttaatcatgtgtgGGGTGACTTATCCGTGTTTGCCCTTGAAAGAAAAATATCGGATCATTCTCCGATTATTCTAAGAGACAAGGATATCAACTTTGGACCCAAACCAATTAAAATCTTTGATAAGTGGATTAAATTAGAAGGTACAAGTAAAATCATTGAAGATGCTTGGAAATTAAATGTGGAAGGAAGACGCCTTGATAGCATTTTCCGAATTAAACTAAAAAATGTCAAAAATGTGTTGAAGGAATGGAGTCAAAATTCATGGGGCTGTTTAGATTTTGAAATAGAAAACCTAAAAGCAGATGCGGCTAAATAG
- the LOC139854936 gene encoding AP2-like ethylene-responsive transcription factor At1g79700 — protein MDLIGAKSETSLRRRNSFSTVSDASSSVGKRRRRCPSMLLLNDQKTIVGDENQIQTLTTPITDQSSNATTPTTPTTVKRSSKFRGVSRHRWTGRYEAHLWDKGSWNATQKKKGKQVYLGAYDVEESAARAYDLAAIKYWGTATFTNFPVSDYEKELEIMENTTKEEYLATLRRRSSGFSRGVSKYRGVARHHHNGRWEARIGRVFGNKYLYLGTYSTQEEAAHAYDIAAIEYRGINAVTNFDLSTYIRWLRTGSNTSGPGGPSQSQEQLPPLAATSPRVNPLIEEPQFHFGSSSLPLAITSYNNDLLDTKLLLADCESNHDSSPSPSALSLLLRSSMFKELVEKNLTEGIEEELDTKEMMKTEGNEFRGVFFNGMDPSKVGMELDDEEDEKDELSLYRNSNQSIWNGSLNINKPSRN, from the exons ATGGATCTGATTGGTGCTAAATCAGAAACCAGTCTAAGACGGCGTAACTCGTTTAGCACCGTAAGTGATGCTTCAAGTTCAGTTGGGAAACGACGTCGTAGGTGTCCATCTATGCTGTTGTTGAATGATCAAAAGACAATTGTTGGTGACGAAAACCAAATTCAGACATTAACGACGCCGATAACGGATCAGTCTAGTAACGCTACTACTCCAACTACCCCGACAACCGTAAAAAGAAGCTCAAAGTTCCGAGGAGTCAGCAG ACACCGATGGACAGGAAGATACGAGGCGCACTTGTGGGACAAAGGGTCGTGGAACGCAACACAAAAGAAGAAGGGGAAACAAG TTTATCTAG GAGCATACGACGTAGAAGAATCAGCAGCAAGAGCGTATGATCTAGCTGCAATAAAGTATTGGGGAACAGCTACCTTCACAAATTTCCCT GTGAGTGACTATGAGAAAGAATTAGAGATCATGGAGAACACAACCAAGGAGGAGTATTTGGCCACCTTAAGAAG GAGAAGTAGTGGTTTCTCAAGAGGTGTATCAAAATACAGAGGGGTTGCAAG GCATCATCACAATGGTAGATGGGAAGCAAGAATAGGAAGGGTGTTTGGTAACAAGTATCTCTACCTTGGCACTTATA GTACTCAAGAGGAGGCTGCTCATGCTTATGACATTGCAGCAATAGAATACAGAGGAATTAATGCTGTAACAAATTTTGACCTAAGCACATACATAAGATGGCTAAGAACAGGTTCCAATACCTCTGGGCCCGGCGGGCCCTCTCAGAGTCAAGAGCAACTGCCACCACTAGCAGCCACTAGCCCGCGCGTTAATCCACTCATCGAGGAACCTCAATTTCATTTCGGTTCAAGCTCATTACCATTAGCGATCACTTCATACAACAACGATCTGCTTGACACAAAGTTGCTGCTCGCTGATTGCGAATCCAATCATGACTCATCACCATCTCCGTCCGCTTTAAGCCTCCTCCTTAGATCATCCATGTTTAAGGAACTTGTTGAGAAGAATTTGACTGAAGGAATCGAAGAAGAACTTGACACTAAGGAGATGATGAAAACCGAAGGTAATGAATTTCGAGGCGTGTTTTTTAATGGAATGGATCCTTCGAAAGTGGGAATGGAATTGGACGATGAAGAAGACGAGAAGGATGAATTGTCATTATATAGGAATTCAAACCAGTCTATATGGAATGGTTCCTTGAACATCAACAAGCCTTCAAGAAACTAA